The genomic region ATTTCAATGTATCATCTGTAGAGTTTCCCACGCTTACAACAAACTCATCACACAAAGGCAGAATAGAACGGATAGATTCTACCAATGGATAATCGTACTTTTGTGCATTGCGTGCAATGGTAAATCCTACAACATAAGGTTTCATAAAATATTAAGATCTTTTTCGTTTCTGAAGTTGTTTAACAGAGAGTTTTTTAGTATAATTTTTAAATAGCAAATCACAACCTAAAATATACCTTTTGCAGTTTACAAAATTATTATAAAAAACTTCAGAATAAGTAACGAGGGTCCATAATGAAGCCTTAGTCAAATGTATGATTAAACTTCAGTTTGTTAGACACTCCAAGGTTCACAAAAGTCTATCAGATTGAATAGATTCTGTTTTGGTTGTTCTAAAAGCTTTTTTTGATCCTGTACTGAAAAATCATATAAAACAAGATATTGGGGATAGGATAGATGTGTAAAAGTTATGTTCGTTTGTAGAAGTATACAGGCTGTACAAGCTTTCAGAAAGTTGTTAGCCAATGGTTAGTCGGGTAGTGGCTTGTGGCCATCTTTTTATGGAAGGCAAAAGCAATATAGGTAACCGAATTTTAATTGATTCAATCTAACTCTGAGAGCAGTTCTTGTCTATATTTACTATAAAAGGCCGAATTTTAGTATCTGATTATCAATTTATTTCCACTTTCTCTTTCCTATACGCCTATTAAAAAGCGACAATAAAATCTAAAATCGCCCATTCTACGCCGCTATTTCCTATCCAGGGTCTAACAGGTCGTTTCTCCACCTGTTTTTCTTACATAGGTCAGGTGCACTACTAAAACACAATGCACTACTAGCCAGTGTGTTATATTTTTGTATCATACTCTAAAGCAAAATACTAAAACATAACACTAAAACACAATGAAACAATCTATACAAATTACTCCTACAATCCGTCATGCTATGGCTGTTATGGACTACTGGAACCAAAACTATTTTGAAGGAAGATATAAAACTGAACAGACCATCAGAGCTGAAATCACTTTAAAAGAGGCGGGTATAGATCCTTCTCTAATCGGAATTACAAACAAAGATAAGTCAGGCAAAAAATAATTCAGGAGCAAACAAACCTTGTAACAGAACATATTTGTGTCTGGAAACCACTAGATAGCCTTCTGGCGGATGCCCCTTGAAACAGTCCTTGCACAAATGCTTGTATCAAACCAATGTATTTTTGCCCGTTGTAGAAAGAGATACAAAGGAACTGCTGGGTGTAATTACCGAATGGGATATTCTGAAGCGTTTCATTGAAGATAAACACATTCATCAACACATCTCTATTCGAAATAAGGCTCTTAGACTTTTCAGAAAGAAGCAACCTGCCTAAATGGGATATTAATTTTGAAAGAGCAGGTTGCATATCCTACTCTTTCATTTTCCAAAAGGATTGGCAATATATTCTGCTCTGTAAATAGGGCTTGCAGTCTTTAATGTCCAGACAGTAGCTCCTGTAAGATCTGTTTTAAGGAGTTTACCAGTCATCGCACTTGCAGACAGCACGTTCCCATCCGGAAGCAAGCTGGCACTTCCCATAATAGCAGAATAGGCATCATTGGGTAGTGTCAGGTTGATCTTGGTAGTCGCCTCCAATGTCGATTCATTGAGTGTAAAGGAAAGAATACGGGAATGAGGCCTTGCAGCTGCCCCATTGTCGAATAGCATAATGTCATCACTGGCATTACGGTGGGCAAAATGCTGGAACATAAACTGACTGCTCTCTGGCATTTTTACAGTTCCGTTTTTACCCAGCTTCCACATCACTTTTCCTGTATTAGCATTAATCTTCCATACCTGAGAAAGCGCACGAAAAGAAACAATGTAATTATGGTCCTTATCAATCACCAGCGAATTTCCCCATGGCTGGGCATAGGTAGCAGGATCAATTTGTGTCAGTTCACTAAAGGTTGACCATTCCCATATTTTTTGCCCCTGGCCATTGAGTACAATAATTCCATCTCCGGGAAGACTATTCTGCATTTCATTGGTGATTGCGATAATATTGCCGTTCTCATCCATCTGCATATCATGATGCACAGACTTGTCAAATCCTTTTTCGCCCATCCGGAAATAGGACAAGGTATCTCCGGCCAGCGTTGTTTCCAGCAAAACATTACCATCTGCCATTGGATTAGAATTTTCGTCAATCAGAATTAGTAGTGATCCTTTTGGTGTGAATCGGGCAGTTTTCACCATAGTATTGGGTGGAGGTGACCAGCACCAGGCAATCTTTCCTGCCTTATCGACTAGAAACAATCCATTGGGTTTGCTGGCAGGCACAAACAGGTAATAACCTGGCAAATTCTCCTGCAAAACATTCTGATCCAGTGTGTAATAAGCTGTCAGCCAGGTAGGCACGGCACCGCTTGTAAAATGCTGAACCTGTCCAACTTCTGTTTCTGTCCCGTTTTCGGAAACATGTATCACTTTATAATGATAATCCGTTTTTTCCTTAAGTTCAAAAATGGAAAGGGTATGATTTCTTTTTACATCCGAAATGGCTGATACCATGGCACCTGCTTCATTCTCTGTAGCTGGCCAGTACTTTATCCTGGCACTGGCAGATTGAGCAAAGCTGCACTTTATGTGCACTGAAAGAGGCAATGTTTCATGGGTAAGCACATGGGTCGACTCCAGTTTACTGGCTGGGTCTGTATCGTCCCTGGTACAACCTGTGAAGGTTATACCAGGGACAAATGTCAATAAGATACTACAGAAGAAAGCAAATACAGATCGCATAGATGCGGCAAACAAATTAGGTAATTAAAGTATGGTCAACGTTTGTTGGATGATTATTCTTCCTTATCCCACCATACCCGTTTCAGCCAGTCATCCTGTCCGCCCAAACGACCAACTGCATCTGTATAGTTGGTAGGGTTCTGTACGGCCTCGGATTCGGGATAGAAGAAGCGGCGAGGCATTACACCATTTGTACCACTGGTATACCAGTCTACAGAGGTAAAAGGAACCAGCTTGGGGTAGCCTGTCCGACGATAGTTGGCATAGGCTTCTGTGCCATTGAGAAAGAAATTCACCCACATTTGTCCATGAATGGCCTCCATCTGGTCATCAAATGTTGTTGGAAAAGGTGTAAAGCTTCCTTTTAACTCATCAATAGCAGCTTGTGAAATGGTTGGGGCATTTGGATAACTGCTCATACTTTCACAGGCAGCCTGAACAGCTTTCATAAAATGTTCTTCTGCGTCTGTCTGTCCGCCCCATCCTCTGGCAGCAGCTTCAGCAAGCAATAATTCTACTTCTGCATACGTAAGATGGAAGAAAGGAGCATTCAATGCAGCTACATATTTGCTTGGCTGCATTCTGCGATACGCCGTTGGTACCACTACCTTATCTCCAGAGGCCAGTGTAATAGTTTGATCTGGCATCCATACATTCCAGGACATAGCGCCATAAGCAAGACCTTCCTGTAAATAAGGCGTTATATCCAGGTTATTACTGTTATCAATCGCTTCGCTTCCGTTCACAGGCAGATAGGTGCCACCATAGATAGTTAATCTTGGATCTTTTGTAGCCTTCATATAGTCTACGAGCGTATTGGTCAGACGAAAACCGGAAGAAGAAACATCTGCCTGGAATACCTGCGAACGTCCGTTGCCACGGTTATCGCCAATCGTGAAATTGATCGGCTCATGACGCATAACACATGAATACGAATTACTACCCATTATCCCTCCGGCAATCGCCGCTTCTACTTGTTGACGAGCCAATTCAGGTTTGATCTTCGTCAAACGAAATCCCAGTCGCAACCGTAGTGAGTTACCAAACTTAATCCATTTGTCGACATTGCCATCATAGAACACATCCCCTTGTACATTTCCTTTGGCAGGGTCCAGCGCTTTCACAGCCTCATCTAACTCCTGAAAGAAATTGGTATAAATCTCTTCCTGACTATCATATTTAGGAAGGAATATTTTTTCAGTATACCCTTTAATTGCCTGCGAGTAAGGAATATCACCATATACATCTGTCAGACGGGAATAGATATACACCCGCATGATACGGGCTGCCGAATGAATATTCACCAGTGCAGGATCATCAGCCGTTCTGTCAACCAGATCCTGAACGTTTTTCAGATCGCGCGGATAGGTAGTCTCCCACAGAGTGTACCATTGTCCTTTGTCCAGAATACGGTACTGTCCGCCATGCTGCGTCCACCATGAGCCAGCCAGGTGCTGAATCAGTGGAGAACTGATAGCCAGATCGTAGCGCCACACATCTTCACGGTTTCCGGACAAATCCGCCTGGATTTTTGTCAGCTGCACGCCTGGAGAGATAGTTGGGAATCCTGCCGGATTTTTGTTGAGGTCTTCGAAATGATCGGTACAGGCTGCCAGAAATAAAACAGGCACCAGTAAAGCACACAAACGCAAAAAACGTCTGTGTATAATAAGTGGAGTATAATATATTGATTTCATAATAGGATCTTTCTTTAAAAACCTTCGGATAACGTTAAAACTTCACAATCAGATTGAATCCGTACCGTCTGCGTCCAGGTAGTGAACCGTATTCAAATCCCTGTCCGTTTCCATTGTTGTAATTGGATTCAGGATCAATGTTTGGCGTATTTTTATGGATAATCCATAGGTTACGTCCAATTACTCCCAGCGTGACGGTTTTAAAA from Xanthocytophaga agilis harbors:
- a CDS encoding CBS domain-containing protein, translated to MHKCLYQTNVFLPVVERDTKELLGVITEWDILKRFIEDKHIHQHISIRNKALRLFRKKQPA
- a CDS encoding aryl-sulfate sulfotransferase, yielding MRSVFAFFCSILLTFVPGITFTGCTRDDTDPASKLESTHVLTHETLPLSVHIKCSFAQSASARIKYWPATENEAGAMVSAISDVKRNHTLSIFELKEKTDYHYKVIHVSENGTETEVGQVQHFTSGAVPTWLTAYYTLDQNVLQENLPGYYLFVPASKPNGLFLVDKAGKIAWCWSPPPNTMVKTARFTPKGSLLILIDENSNPMADGNVLLETTLAGDTLSYFRMGEKGFDKSVHHDMQMDENGNIIAITNEMQNSLPGDGIIVLNGQGQKIWEWSTFSELTQIDPATYAQPWGNSLVIDKDHNYIVSFRALSQVWKINANTGKVMWKLGKNGTVKMPESSQFMFQHFAHRNASDDIMLFDNGAAARPHSRILSFTLNESTLEATTKINLTLPNDAYSAIMGSASLLPDGNVLSASAMTGKLLKTDLTGATVWTLKTASPIYRAEYIANPFGK
- a CDS encoding SusD/RagB family nutrient-binding outer membrane lipoprotein, translating into MKSIYYTPLIIHRRFLRLCALLVPVLFLAACTDHFEDLNKNPAGFPTISPGVQLTKIQADLSGNREDVWRYDLAISSPLIQHLAGSWWTQHGGQYRILDKGQWYTLWETTYPRDLKNVQDLVDRTADDPALVNIHSAARIMRVYIYSRLTDVYGDIPYSQAIKGYTEKIFLPKYDSQEEIYTNFFQELDEAVKALDPAKGNVQGDVFYDGNVDKWIKFGNSLRLRLGFRLTKIKPELARQQVEAAIAGGIMGSNSYSCVMRHEPINFTIGDNRGNGRSQVFQADVSSSGFRLTNTLVDYMKATKDPRLTIYGGTYLPVNGSEAIDNSNNLDITPYLQEGLAYGAMSWNVWMPDQTITLASGDKVVVPTAYRRMQPSKYVAALNAPFFHLTYAEVELLLAEAAARGWGGQTDAEEHFMKAVQAACESMSSYPNAPTISQAAIDELKGSFTPFPTTFDDQMEAIHGQMWVNFFLNGTEAYANYRRTGYPKLVPFTSVDWYTSGTNGVMPRRFFYPESEAVQNPTNYTDAVGRLGGQDDWLKRVWWDKEE